Part of the Pseudoliparis swirei isolate HS2019 ecotype Mariana Trench chromosome 18, NWPU_hadal_v1, whole genome shotgun sequence genome is shown below.
AACCGAGCAGAAAaggcaccgtgtgtgtgtgtgtgtgtgtgtgtgtgtgagcaagcgttatgtgtctatatatatctagGTCTTGTCTTTTTTGTTGATCAACTATACATTCTTGATGATTTAGAAAAATAGAGTGACGATCCAGGAAGCCGCTCCCAGGACGACCTGCAACACGAGACACATCGGAGGGTCAGCGGGGCgccatctttaaaaacaaaacaaaaaaaagtgatgagaAGGCCCCTCACCCAGAGGGTCTAGCTCCGCCCCCCCTTCTTTGTCGACTTTGGCACGACGTCGGCGCTCCGTGGGGCGGCGGGGAACTGCTCGGTGGCGGGCGGCTCCTCCGCCTGTGGTTTCTGAAAAACACGTTAAGGTTAGAAAAGCGTCCTCTGCATGGAATAATACTCCAgatttaatgtaatttatttcAGGGGGGGGGATGAACATGCAGAGGTATTACGATGACTCGTGGGCTCACTTTAGACTTGGACTTGCTCTTGGCCTGAAACAAAGTGGACACCTTGGTTAGAGCTCAACAACTCCCCGTCGCTGTAAGTGACACTAAACCACCTGTAGGGGGCGCCACCGAACACCAACTACAACAGCTCAAAGAATGACGAGGGAAGGAGATGACAAAGGAAAGGAATCGAGGCCGCTGCCAAGGACTCTCGCTGGAGTCTACTTGGGGTGCGCTCTGAGCCCCTCCATCGCTCGTTACCTTTACGTCTAAAGGAATAACCTCGACCCGACCTCTCGGAGATCTCCCGTTGTTTACCTTTGGTTTGTCGGTCTTGAGCTCCATGTGGTCCGGGAGCAAAGTGCCGGACAGCGTCTCCAGAACGGCGCCCGCCATGGGCTAGGAGGGAGCAATGAACACAGGAACACGTCAAACAAACGTATCAAGAGAGGCACCAGCTCACGATGCGTTCAGGTACCGAGCTAAGACACTCATCTGAAACCGTTCAGCGTCAATTGATCATTTAAATTGTGGATTATTAAGAAAAATTAAACACACGACTAACGACATTGTTGTTGTAAAGCTCCCAATCGTAGAGATGGAATTTCTTTGTGTTCTAGAAAAGTGCTATAAaagtctaaataataataattaattaattatttaggtGCAGgcttcttacacattttgaccagtggatttccaggactttaaaccaaatgtccatgaccaaactgaattctcggtataaacatgaaaaatttagaaaatgttgcgcgtctttctttaaaaaaaaaacattatttcaaactcgccgtAAAGAAACATGTGATTAGaacaaatttccaggacttttcccaaacctttatgatgaaagttttttttcttccatgaccattttaaaatcccatgacttttccacgaccgtacgaaccctgtaggtgacccttcttttttttaaaggtcaccGTGCGCTTTAAAAGATGAGGTCAGAGGGTCGGAGGTGTGCTACCTTCAGGGGCTCGGAGTCCAGCACGGGAGGCTGCAGCTTCGTGGCGGCAGGTGCAGCGGCGGGTGCAGCACCGAAGTCACTGGACAGCAGGTCGAGGGCGGTTTTATCGTCCATCGACTTCTACGTAAAAAGAAAGCGGCGCGTGAGTCCCGCCTCCCGCTGCTCCGCCCGTCACGTGGTGCGAGCGCACGTTTACCTCCTTGGGCGCCGCGGCTGCTTCGGCCTTCGCTTCGGCCATTTTCTGTTCAAAAGAAGTCGACGAACACGAGACACGCCGGTTAAAGACGCCTTCATCGCGTGTGGAACTCCGTCCTCtcgtttcattttgtttttctgttccATCAACATTAAAACTAAGATCCAGGAATCATTCTATTCTATAGAGCAGCTGCTTATGCAAATGAGCGCGGAGCTCAAAATCCACAAGCATCGCGAATCTTTACGCAGAACCTGTCTGCAGAACCGCCGGGCGGTTCCGGGCGGTTCCGTGTtaccttcaggtcctcctcggTGGGTCGATACTCGGCCGGCAGCGAGTCGTCTCTCTCGCCCATTTTAATGAGCCGCTCCTCTACGGCCTTCTTCTCCTGCGGAAACAAGACCGAGCGGGTCCAGTTGAAGCATCTTTTCACATTTCACGAGGTTCTCCGGCGACGTTCTCCGGCGACGATCTCCGGGCTCACCTTGACCATGTCCTTGGCGGCGGGCGGGGCGGgctggggggcggggctgaTGTCGTTCAAGGTGTCCGACAGGAGGTCCAGAGCGTCCAGGGCGCCGCTGGCTGAAAGCTGAGCGCACAGACGGACACCGATGTGACGTTCAGGgtttttaaagagagagagtctttaaaagaagagaagaagagaagaagaagctccagCTGCTCTCCAGCGTTTACCTCCGGGGAACATTGTGAGGGAACGTTAACGGAGGACTTCACCGTCGACGCTTTGGAGGAACAAACAAAGTCCGGAGCCAAGGCGTTCAGAACGAAGTTTGTAGAAggctgagggggagagaggatgggagggagggaggggggggggagggagggagagaacagaGTGTGTCAAATCACTGCAGGACTTTTTCAAAAGTTTTTAATCTATCTGCTTCACTTTGTTATTTAGCCGTTCCCCATCcttgatgctaagctaaccggcggCTAGCTGCAGCTTCATGGACCAATGTCCTCGTCAGACTGAGCGTCCTCAacaaagcccctccccccccggccACGTCTCCCAGGAGGAGCAGGTCCTACCTGAGCAGGAGGAGCGGAGGGGGAGGCGGCCGGAGCCGAGGAAGACGTCACGAAGCCTCCGGACAAGATGTCCAGAGCTTCACCGGGACACATGgtgggctgcaggaggaggaggaggaggaggagtcacaccTGAGCATCATCTGGAGGAAACCCAGAACACGTCACCTCCCTGGTCCCGGCCTCACCTCGGGTTCTGGAGCAGGCAGCTTCTTGAGTTCCTCCTCTTTGGACCTGTATTCTGGAGCGATGgagtcctccctctctcccaccaaCACTCCTTTCTCCTTCGTATGTTTGTCCTCCTGCGGATGGATGAGAAGGAGGTGGATACATTACATCCACCCAGAGCCACgggaggcggcgaggaggaggacctaCCGACACCACGTCCTCGGGTCTGAGCTCGGGGAGTTCTGGTCTGGGCGTGTCCTCCGGCAGCGTGTCACAGAGCGCGCTGAGGCGTCCAGAGACATGGCGTCGCCCTGGGAGACGGAGCGCGACATGTTGGGACCGTTTCTCGGTGGCTCTGTAAACACGTGGAGACGTTCTCCTGCAGCTCACCTGCTCCGGCTCCCGCCGGCCGTCAGCGGCGTCCTTTCCCGCGGCGGCTTTCCCCGTTTGGACCGGAGAGGCGAGACACGAGGATAGAGCGGGCTCCACTTTCTGCAGCAGACAACAGAAAGGGCACGACGCGGCACGTTAACGGCTTCAGTCCCCaccgccccccaaaaaaggtatattctgactttttattgaaataacttgCTGTGACGCCTCCCATCTGGGCTTTTACAAATaacagaataaagaaaattgcattcactttcaagtaaaatcaaaatgtgcaatcactttgtagaacgatgcaaataaagttatatacGTGCATAAAagcacacaataaataaaatattgtggctgcaattaagctggatatcttttcaagataacaaAAAGTGCAACTAAAGAAATCAAATATttagcaataaagagttttacatacattttaaaaacaataaatgtgcaATTTGTGCAAAACTAAATTCGTGCAGATATGCGTGCCAAGtgttaaatcttttttaaacgggcttgatacggccactctcaattcaagcttttgttttgaagggcaacaacaGAACAGAAGATCTCACGAGAGTTTTTGCTTTTGGCGAGTCGGCAATAATCTTGTATTcttgataataatgataattactCGTATTTGGGTTTTTTACAAATCGGCCTCCCGCTTTACGGCGAGCGTTTCTGTCCGCAGCCGGATTCCCTCTGACGAAATCTGAACGTGCCGAGATCTGAAGTCATGGGAGTATCCGTGATTTCCAAATGTAACACTGGacccagagaggaggtgagagctcTACCGTGACGGTCGGGAAGTCCAGGCCGGCCTCCAGAGAGAAGTCATCTTCCTTTTTGGTCACCTTGGCTTTCTTACCGGCGGGGGGGCACACGGCCACGGGGGCTTTCTGCAACCGCCCAACAGAGAGGCAGCATTTAAAGAGACGGTACACAGAGGATGGAGTCTGTTTGTGACCTGCAACAGATCTACAGCCTGTTTACCTTTACAGGAGGAGCCTGGACAGCAGGCGCCACTGAAggggtcatgaggtcactgGACAAGAGGCCCAGAGCCTCCCCGGTACCCATGGTGGGCTGCAAGGTGGACACAGAGAgggtcaatatatatatatatataaatgtattatatatatatatacacatataaatatattaatatgcatgtattatatatattatatatacacttacgttcaaaagtttggtgttttccatgtaaactcacacttttatgtatcaaattaatttcaaaatgaatataaaatctagtcaagacaagAGGTTAtacataatgatttttattagggctgtcagcgttaacgcgttaatctatgcgattaatttggcctaacgcactaaaatattttaacgcaattaacgcaaattttttttttttttaaccgcggcagtacggtttgacactttccgtttttaaaacaattatttctccgcgaaaataaggagcataaatcagtttaactcgtggatgaatcagtcgggtttcctcctgctcctccttcctcccgtctccccctctgatacacagaggaacggaggggcgacgtgtcgggtgacgcggcgcggaaagaactcgtcacacgaaaccttcaccatgatttgtcaatccgttcgtaaaacaaccaatgaacactcagtaaatcacaaaggacctcccacctcacaggttaggctcatttagcagcctgtcagtcagagaaccagagaacacggcatgaggacaatgagccttatttcagagctgagattgttctggaatgtttgatgtataacacgtgggggtgtgtcacatgcaaaagactttaaacggtgaatttaatttattttgtaaaatgtataaaatgcccccagcctccagagggttaacgtgacatatgtgaatgtcagtcagttaccaaggccactggttctgctgtgttcagtgttaaagatgacaggaccaatggggtctcaatatatatatattttttactaatctgatgtttcactgaagaaacaatttatcatccacgatattaaatacctcgctggcactgtatatgtaggagcctctttgaaaacacagctctgtgtgaagttttgtctttaaaaagaaggaaaacacttaagcgcgattaatcgcgattaattaatcgcaatttcaaaatgtgcgattaattagttaatttttttaaatcgattgacagccctaatttttattgtaaatattaattttgttcttcttgtggctcaaaggccagttttatagcttctctcaccaaaataactgttttcagctgcgctcacataaaaagggtttaaagggttttctacccctccgctagtcttctaaggcgataacacaatataccattagaacactggagatgggcctctcgtatatatatataaataaataaatattgttttactgTATTTACATTGCAGTGAATGTCCCGGCCTCACCTCGGGTTTTTGAGCAGGCAGCTTCTTGAGTTCCTCCTCTTTGGACCTGTATTCTGGAGGGATGgagtcctccctctctcccaccaaCACTCCTTTCTCCTTCGTGTGTTTGTCCTCCTGTGGATGGATGAGAAGGAGGTGGATACATTACATCCACCCAGAGCCACgggaggcggcgaggaggaggacctaCCGACACCACGTCCTCGGGTCTGAGCTCGGGGAGTTCTGGTCTGGGCGTGTCCTCCGGCAGCGTGTCACAGAGCGCGCTGAGAGCGTCCAGAGACATGGCGTCGCCCTGGGAGACGGAGCGCGACATGTTGGGACCGTTTCTCGGTGGCTCTGTAAACACGTGGAGACGTTCTCCTGCAGCTCACCTGCTCCGGCTCCCGGCGGCCGTCAGCGGCGTCCTTTCCCGTGGCGGCTTTCCCCGTTTGGACCGGAGAGGCGAGACACGAGGATAGAGCGGGCTCCACTTTCTGCAGCAGACAACAGAAAGGGCACGACGCGGCACGTTAACGGCTTCAGGCCCCaccgccccccaaaaaaggtatattctgactttttattgaaataacttgctgtgacgcctcccatctgggctttttcaaataacagaataaagaaaattgcattcactttcaagtaaaatcaaaatgtgcaatcactttgtagaacgatgcaaataaagttatatacGTGCATAAAagcacacaataaataaaatattgtggctgcaattaagctggatatcttttcaagataacaaAAAGTGCAACTAAAGAAATCAAATATttagcaataaagagttttacatacattttaaaaacaataaatgtgcaATTTGTGCAAAACTAAATTCGTGCAGATATGCGTGCCAAGTgttaaatctttttaaaacgggcttgatacggccactctcaattcaagcttttgttttgaagggcaacaacaGAACAGAAGATCTCACGAGAGTTTTTGCTTTTGGCGAGTCGGCAATAATCTTGTATTcttgataataatgataattactCGTATTTGGGTTTTTTACAAATCGGCCTCCCGCTTTACGGCGTTTCTGTCCGCAGCGGATTCCCTCTGACGAAATCTGAACGTGCCGAGATCTGAAGTCATGGGAGTGTCCGTGATTTCCAAATGTAACACTGGacccagagaggaggtgagagctcTACCGTGACGGTCGGGAAGTCCAGGCCGGCCTCCAGAGAGAAGTCATCTTCCTTTTTGGTCACCTTGGCTTTCTTACGGCGGGGGCACACGGCCACGGGGGCTTTCTGCAACCGCCCAACAGAGAGGCAGCATTTAAAGAGACGGTACACAGAGGATGGAGTCTGTTTGTGACCTGCAACAGATCTACAGCCTGTTTACCTTTACAGGAGGAGCCTGGACAGCAGGCGCCACTGAAggggtcatgaggtcactgGACAAGAGGCCCAGAGCCTCCCCGGTACCCATGGTGGGCTGCAAGGTGGACACAGAGAGggtcaatatatataaatgtattatatatatataaatatattatatatatatacacatataaatatattatatattaatatgcatgtattatatatatatattatatacttacgttcaaaagtttggcgttttccatgtaaactcacacttttatgtatcaaattaatttcaaaatgaatataaaatctagtcaagacaagAGGTTAtacataatgatttttattgtaaatattaattttgttcttcttgtggctcaaaggccagttttatagcttctctcaccaaaataactgttttcagctgcgctcacataaaaagggtttaaagggttttctacccctccgctagtcttctaaggcgataacacaatataccattagaacactggagatgggcctctcgtatatatatatatataaataaatattgttttactgTATTTACATTGCAGTGAATGTCCCGGCCTCACCTCGGGTTCTGGAGCAGGCAGCTTCTTGAGTTCCTCCTCTTTGGACCTGTATTCTGGAGCGATGgagtcctccctctctcccaccaaCACTCCTTTCTCCTTCGTGTGTTTGTCCTCCTGCGGATGGATGAGAAGGAGGTGGATACATTACATCCACCCAGAGCCACgggaggcggcgaggaggaggacctaCCGACACCACGTCCTCGGGTCTGAGCTCGGGGAGTTCTGGTCTGGGCGTGTCCTCCGGCAGCGTGTCACAGAGCGCGCTGAGAGCGTCCAGAGACATGGCGTCGCCCTGGGAGACGGAGCGCGACATGTTGGGACCGTTTCTCGGTGGCTCTGTAAACACGTGGAGACGTTCTCCTGCAGCTCACCTGCTCCGGCTCCCGCCGGCCGTCAGCGGCGTCCTTTCCCGCGGCGGCTTTCCCCGTTTGGACCGGAGAGGCGAGACACGAGGATAGAGCGGGCTCCACTTTCTGCAGCAGACAACAGAAAGGGCACGACGCGGCACGTTAACGGCTTCAGGCCCCaccgccccccaaaaaaggtatattctgactttttattgaaataacttgctgtgacgcctcccatctgggctttttcaaataacagaataaagaaaattgcattcactttcaagtaaaatcaaaatgtgcaatcactttgtagaacgatgcaaataaagttatatacGTGCATAAAagcacacaataaataaaatattgtggctgcaattaagctggatatcttttcaagataacaaAAAGTGCAACTAAAGAAATCAAATATttagcaataaagagttttacatacattttaaaaacaataaatgtgcaATTTGTGCAAAACTAAATTAGTGCAGATATGCGTGCCAAGtgttaaatcttttaaaaacgggcttgatacggccactctcaattcaagcttttgttttgaagggcaacaacaGAACAGAAGATCTCACGAGAGTTTTTGCTTTTGGCGAGTCGGCAATAATCTTGTAttcatgataataatgataattactCGTATTTGGGTTTTTTACAAATCGGCCTCCCGCTTTACGGCGAGCGTTTCTGTCCGCAGCCGGATTCCCTCTGACGAAATCTGAACGTGCCGAGATCTGAAGTCATGGGAGTGTCCGTGATTTCCAAATGTAACACTGGacccagagaggaggtgagagctcTACCGTGACGGTCGGGAAGTCCAGGCCGGCCTCCAGAGAGAAGTCATCTTCCTTTTTGGTCACCTTGGCTTTCTTACCGGCGGGGGGGCACACGGCCACGGGGGCTTTCTGCAACCGCCCAACAGAGAGGCAGCATTTAAAGAGACGGTACACAGAGGATGGAGTCTGTTTGTGACCTGCAACAGATCTACAGCCTGTTTACCTTTACAGGAGGAGCCTGGACAGCAGGCGCCACTGAAggggtcatgaggtcactgGACAAGAGGCCCAGAGCCTCCCCGGTACCCATGGTGGGCTGCAAGGTGGACACAGAGAGggtcaatatatataaatgtattatatatatacacatataaatatattatatataaatatgcatgtattatatatatatatattatatatatacttacgttcaaaagtttggtgttttccatgtaaactcacacttttatgtatcaaattaatttcaaaatgaatataaaatctagtcaagacaagaggttataaataatgatttttattgtaaatattaattttgttcttcttgtggctcaaaggccagttttatagcttctctcaccaaaataactgttttcagctgcgctcacataaaaagggtttaaagggttttctacccctccgctagtcttctaaggcgataacacaatataccattagaacactggagatgggcctctcgtatatatatataaataaataaatattgttttactgTATTTACATTGCAGTGAATGTCCCAGCCTCACCTCGGGTTTTTGAGCAGGCAGCTTCTTGAGTTCCTCCTCTTTGGACCTGTATTCTGGAGCGATGgagtcctccctctctcccaccaaCACTCCTTTCTCCTTCGTGTGTTTGTCCTCCTGCGGATGGATGAGAAGGAGGTGGATACATTACATCCACCCAGAGCCACgggaggcggcgaggaggaggacctaCCGACACCACGTCCTCGGGTCTGAGCTCGGGGAGTTCTGGTCTGGGCGTGTCCTCCGGCAGCGTGTCACAGAGCGCGCTGAGAGCGTCCAGAGACATGGCGTCGCCCTGGGAGACGGAGCGCGACATGTTGGGACTGTTTCTCGGTGGCTCTGTAAACACGTGGAGACGTTCTCCTGCAGCTCACCTTCTCCGGCTCCCGCCGGCCGTCAGCGGCGTCCTTTCCCGCGGCGGCTTTCCCCGTTTGGACCGGAGAGGCGAGACACGAGGATAGAGCGGGCTCCACTTTCTGCAGCAGACAACAGAAAGGGCACGACGCGGCACGTTAACGGCTTCAGGCCCCaccgccccccaaaaaaggtatattctgactttttattgaaataacttgctgtgacgcctcccatctgggctttttcaaataacagaataaagaaaattgcattcactttcaagtaaaatcaaaatgtgcaatcactttgtagaacgatgcaaataaagttatatacGTGCATAAAAagcacacaataaataaaatattgtggctgcaattaagctggatatcttttcaagataataacaaaaaGTGCGACTAAAGAAATCAAATTCAAATATTTAGCAATAAAAAgttttacatacattttaaaaacaataaatgtgcaATTTGTGCAAAACTAAATTAGTGCAGATATGCGTGTCAAGTgttaaatctttttaaaacgggcttgatacggccactctcaattcaagcttttgttttgaagggcaacaacaGAACAGAAGATCTCACGAGAGTTTTTGCTTTTGGCGAGTCGGCAATAATCTTGTATTcttgataataatgataattactCGTATTTGGGTTTTTTACAAATCGGCCTCCTGCTTTACGGCGAGCGTTTCTGTCCGCAGCCGGATTCCCTCTGAAGAAATCTGAACGTGCCGAGATCTGAAGTCATGGAAGTGTCCGTGATTTCCAAATGTAACACTGGacccagagaggaggtgagagctcTACCGTGATGGTCGGGATGTCCAGGCCGGCCTCCAGAGAGAAGTCATCTTCCTTTTTGGTCACCTTGGCTTTCTTACC
Proteins encoded:
- the cast gene encoding calpastatin isoform X2; translation: MAYAAYWMSRQGGAAATLPEVHHSSRFYSTQPTSGLSYVQSQPSRDTPKPAAQVSGVKLAAFEAAPGSGLKPRVVTATSSPVAAAGSTAVGMAGKAKPETTAPPASATVIDMLSAGATFVEMGSSGPRGGPKETKSAAATTTVRADVHKVAPAVEAAGASVRGKKEAAPTKVQVEVPPAAARGAPEVDPFDALASILPSADSIAPRQPVYTGPEVTELNVTSEKGHKTGELDITLPPGYRFEDMSPVPADYKPTDLPKPMSSGEALDSLSDAFMTSSSPAASQRPEKPMSSGDALDSLSDAFMTSSSPTKPQKPEKPMSSGDALDSLSDAFMTSSSPTKPQKPEKKDSFAGVSASSAGPANFAPPPVKTARPPADKKAKMEAAACDFSLMSAMDAKVDTKPETGEGDAMSLDALSALCDTLPEDTPRPELPELRPEDVVSEDKHTKEKGVLVGEREDSIPPEYRSKEEELKKLPAPEPEPTMCPGEALDILSGGFVTSSSAPAASPSAPPAQTKIEDLKALDLLEDVVAPTKVSGVQAPAPPPAKKTPQSTVCPPGAPRVKPEPDKPTMGTGEALGLLSSDLMTPSVAPAVQAPPVKKAPVAVCPPAGKKAKVTKKEDDFSLEAGLDIPTITKVEPALSSCLASPVQTGKAAAGKDAADGRREPEKGDAMSLDALSALCDTLPEDTPRPELPELRPEDVVSEDKHTKEKGVLVGEREDSIAPEYRSKEEELKKLPAQKPEPTMGTGEALGLLSSDLMTPSVAPAVQAPPVKKAPVAVCPPAGKKAKVTKKEDDFSLEAGLDFPTVTKVEPALSSCLASPVQTGKAAAGKDAADGRREPEQGDAMSLDALSALCDTLPEDTPRPELPELRPEDVVSEDKHTKEKGVLVGEREDSIAPEYRSKEEELKKLPAPEPEPTMGTGEALGLLSSDLMTPSVAPAVQAPPVKKAPVAVCPRRKKAKVTKKEDDFSLEAGLDFPTVTKVEPALSSCLASPVQTGKAATGKDAADGRREPEQGDAMSLDALSALCDTLPEDTPRPELPELRPEDVVSEDKHTKEKGVLVGEREDSIPPEYRSKEEELKKLPAQKPEPTMGTGEALGLLSSDLMTPSVAPAVQAPPVKKAPVAVCPPAGKKAKVTKKEDDFSLEAGLDFPTVTKVEPALSSCLASPVQTGKAAAGKDAADGRREPEQGDAMSLDASARSVTRCRRTRPDQNSPSSDPRTWCRRTNIRRRKECWWERGRTPSLQNTGPKRRNSRSCLLQNPSPPCVPVKLWTSCPEAS
- the cast gene encoding calpastatin isoform X12: MAYAAYWMSRQGGAAATLPEVHHSSRFYSTQPTSGLSYVQSQPSRDTPKPAAQVSGVKLAAFEVQVEVPPAAARGAPEVDPFDALASILPSADSIAPRQPVYTGPEVTELNVTSEKGHKTGELDITLPPGYRFEDMSPVPADYKPTDLPKPMSSGEALDSLSDAFMTSSSPAASQRPEKPMSSGDALDSLSDAFMTSSSPTKPQKPEKPMSSGDALDSLSDAFMTSSSPTKPQKPEKKDSFAGVSASSAGPANFAPPPVKTARPPADKKAKMEAAACDFSLMSAMDAKVDTKPETGEGDAMSLDALSALCDTLPEDTPRPELPELRPEDVVSEDKHTKEKGVLVGEREDSIPPEYRSKEEELKKLPAPEPEPTMCPGEALDILSGGFVTSSSAPAASPSAPPAQTKIEDLKALDLLEDVVAPTKVSGVQAPAPPPAKKTPQSTVCPPGAPRVKPEPDKPTMGTGEALGLLSSDLMTPSVAPAVQAPPVKKAPVAVCPPAGKKAKVTKKEDDFSLEAGLDIPTITKVEPALSSCLASPVQTGKAAAGKDAADGRREPEKGDAMSLDALSALCDTLPEDTPRPELPELRPEDVVSEDKHTKEKGVLVGEREDSIAPEYRSKEEELKKLPAQKPEPTMGTGEALGLLSSDLMTPSVAPAVQAPPVKKAPVAVCPPAGKKAKVTKKEDDFSLEAGLDFPTVTKVEPALSSCLASPVQTGKAAAGKDAADGRREPEQGDAMSLDALSALCDTLPEDTPRPELPELRPEDVVSEDKHTKEKGVLVGEREDSIAPEYRSKEEELKKLPAPEPEPTMGTGEALGLLSSDLMTPSVAPAVQAPPVKKAPVAVCPRRKKAKVTKKEDDFSLEAGLDFPTVTKVEPALSSCLASPVQTGKAATGKDAADGRREPEQGDAMSLDALSALCDTLPEDTPRPELPELRPEDVVSEDKHTKEKGVLVGEREDSIPPEYRSKEEELKKLPAQKPEPTMGTGEALGLLSSDLMTPSVAPAVQAPPVKKAPVAVCPPAGKKAKVTKKEDDFSLEAGLDFPTVTKVEPALSSCLASPVQTGKAAAGKDAADGRREPEQGDAMSLDASARSVTRCRRTRPDQNSPSSDPRTWCRRTNIRRRKECWWERGRTPSLQNTGPKRRNSRSCLLQNPSPPCVPVKLWTSCPEAS
- the cast gene encoding calpastatin isoform X10, which translates into the protein MAYAAYWMSRQGGAAATLPEVHHSSRFYSTQPTSGLSYVQSQPSRDTPKPAAQVSGVKLAAFEKAAPGSGLKPRVVTATSSPVAAAGSTAVGMAGKAKPEVQVEVPPAAARGAPEVDPFDALASILPSADSIAPRQPVYTGPEVTELNVTSEKGHKTGELDITLPPGYRFEDMSPVPADYKPTDLPKPMSSGEALDSLSDAFMTSSSPAASQRPEKPMSSGDALDSLSDAFMTSSSPTKPQKPEKPMSSGDALDSLSDAFMTSSSPTKPQKPEKKDSFAGVSASSAGPANFAPPPVKTARPPADKKAKMEAAACDFSLMSAMDAKVDTKPETGEGDAMSLDALSALCDTLPEDTPRPELPELRPEDVVSEDKHTKEKGVLVGEREDSIPPEYRSKEEELKKLPAPEPEPTMCPGEALDILSGGFVTSSSAPAASPSAPPAQTKIEDLKALDLLEDVVAPTKVSGVQAPAPPPAKKTPQSTVCPPGAPRVKPEPDKPTMGTGEALGLLSSDLMTPSVAPAVQAPPVKKAPVAVCPPAGKKAKVTKKEDDFSLEAGLDIPTITKVEPALSSCLASPVQTGKAAAGKDAADGRREPEKGDAMSLDALSALCDTLPEDTPRPELPELRPEDVVSEDKHTKEKGVLVGEREDSIAPEYRSKEEELKKLPAQKPEPTMGTGEALGLLSSDLMTPSVAPAVQAPPVKKAPVAVCPPAGKKAKVTKKEDDFSLEAGLDFPTVTKVEPALSSCLASPVQTGKAAAGKDAADGRREPEQGDAMSLDALSALCDTLPEDTPRPELPELRPEDVVSEDKHTKEKGVLVGEREDSIAPEYRSKEEELKKLPAPEPEPTMGTGEALGLLSSDLMTPSVAPAVQAPPVKKAPVAVCPRRKKAKVTKKEDDFSLEAGLDFPTVTKVEPALSSCLASPVQTGKAATGKDAADGRREPEQGDAMSLDALSALCDTLPEDTPRPELPELRPEDVVSEDKHTKEKGVLVGEREDSIPPEYRSKEEELKKLPAQKPEPTMGTGEALGLLSSDLMTPSVAPAVQAPPVKKAPVAVCPPAGKKAKVTKKEDDFSLEAGLDFPTVTKVEPALSSCLASPVQTGKAAAGKDAADGRREPEQGDAMSLDASARSVTRCRRTRPDQNSPSSDPRTWCRRTNIRRRKECWWERGRTPSLQNTGPKRRNSRSCLLQNPSPPCVPVKLWTSCPEAS